Proteins encoded within one genomic window of Hahella chejuensis KCTC 2396:
- a CDS encoding glycosyl transferase family protein, whose protein sequence is MLNEKFPKESNEHAFAPFIRALGKGKKGSRSLTREEARAAMGMILDGETLDLQLGAFLMLLRVKEETPEELAGFVEAAQARFNAPKLKVDIDWSSYAGKKRHQPWFLFSALLLSQNGYRIFMHGSEGHTQGRLYTRSLVETLGLPVAANWSEAASAIEKDYFVYMPLQSFSPRLHDIIQMRSILGLRSPVHSMARLLNPLHASLVMQGIFHPPYNPIHQLSANLLQYPTAVVIKGEGGEVERNPDAQCIAHISRQGETFEETWPPLFAQRHLKAEALSIEHMLNVWRGVDEDEYAEAAVISTLALALKYIGNSQSQQEALEIAAEWWRKRDKQRF, encoded by the coding sequence ATGCTGAATGAAAAGTTTCCCAAAGAAAGCAACGAACATGCTTTCGCTCCTTTTATCAGAGCATTAGGTAAAGGCAAAAAGGGTTCTCGCTCATTAACCCGCGAAGAAGCCCGCGCCGCCATGGGAATGATACTGGACGGCGAGACACTGGACCTGCAGCTGGGCGCTTTTCTCATGCTGCTGCGGGTAAAAGAGGAAACGCCGGAGGAGCTGGCGGGGTTTGTGGAAGCGGCGCAAGCCAGATTCAACGCTCCCAAGCTGAAAGTAGACATTGACTGGAGTTCCTACGCAGGCAAAAAGCGCCACCAACCCTGGTTTCTATTTTCCGCCCTGCTACTCAGTCAGAACGGCTACCGCATTTTTATGCATGGTTCAGAGGGGCACACGCAGGGTCGCCTTTATACACGCTCCCTAGTGGAAACCCTGGGACTGCCTGTAGCCGCAAACTGGAGCGAGGCGGCAAGCGCTATTGAAAAAGACTATTTCGTGTATATGCCACTGCAAAGCTTTTCACCGCGTTTGCACGACATCATTCAGATGCGCTCAATTTTAGGCCTGCGCTCCCCTGTGCATTCCATGGCGCGCCTGCTTAATCCACTTCATGCATCGCTGGTTATGCAGGGCATCTTCCACCCTCCTTACAACCCCATTCATCAGCTCAGCGCCAATCTGCTGCAATACCCCACGGCCGTCGTTATCAAGGGCGAAGGCGGCGAAGTCGAACGTAATCCGGACGCTCAGTGCATCGCCCATATCAGCCGCCAGGGCGAAACCTTTGAGGAAACCTGGCCGCCATTATTTGCGCAACGCCATCTTAAAGCAGAAGCGCTCTCCATTGAGCACATGCTTAATGTGTGGCGTGGAGTTGATGAAGATGAGTATGCGGAAGCCGCAGTGATCAGCACGCTTGCCTTGGCGCTGAAATATATTGGGAATAGTCAGTCCCAGCAGGAAGCGCTGGAGATCGCCGCCGAATGGTGGCGCAAGCGGGATAAACAAAGATTCTAA
- a CDS encoding TusE/DsrC/DsvC family sulfur relay protein codes for MTLQDLPLDKDGFLVNLNDWSPTIAEEIAAHENIALTPEHWEIIDVVRDFYDEFGLSPVNRVLVKTTGAKLGQDKGNSIYLMKLFPGGPAKIACKIAGLPKPNNCL; via the coding sequence ATGACGTTACAGGACCTCCCCCTGGATAAAGACGGTTTCCTGGTCAACTTGAACGACTGGAGCCCCACTATCGCGGAAGAAATCGCCGCACACGAGAATATCGCTCTGACTCCCGAGCATTGGGAAATCATAGATGTGGTGCGGGATTTTTATGATGAATTCGGCCTGTCCCCGGTCAATCGCGTTCTGGTGAAAACTACTGGGGCCAAATTGGGCCAGGATAAAGGCAATAGCATTTATCTGATGAAACTGTTTCCTGGCGGCCCCGCCAAGATCGCATGCAAAATCGCAGGGCTCCCCAAGCCTAACAACTGCCTGTAA
- the tusC gene encoding sulfurtransferase complex subunit TusC gives MSEIAKKRLLYLITRPPFGDAYGAEGLDAVLAAAVFDQEVEVVFLEQGVFQLSKNIDPTPIAMKNHTKGFKALPIYGVEKVFVSAEALEKFALSADELSMPVEVLQLSAIKEKMAAADHIFSF, from the coding sequence GTGAGCGAGATAGCAAAAAAACGTTTGTTATATCTGATCACCCGTCCTCCATTCGGCGACGCGTACGGGGCGGAAGGACTGGACGCCGTGCTGGCGGCGGCGGTTTTCGATCAGGAGGTGGAAGTGGTCTTTCTGGAACAAGGCGTTTTCCAATTATCGAAAAACATCGATCCAACCCCCATCGCGATGAAAAATCATACGAAAGGCTTCAAAGCCTTGCCTATTTATGGCGTAGAAAAAGTCTTTGTCTCCGCCGAGGCGTTGGAAAAGTTCGCCCTCAGCGCGGATGAACTGAGCATGCCCGTTGAAGTTCTGCAGCTCAGCGCCATTAAAGAAAAAATGGCGGCGGCGGATCATATTTTCAGCTTTTGA
- the tusB gene encoding sulfurtransferase complex subunit TusB — translation MVLHIFNKGIRNRELLKTCADLAGPDDSLLLIEDGVIWAKEHKENALLQGLLNAGVKVYALKEDLTARGIVAADAIAIADYAQFVELTERHPRSVSWF, via the coding sequence ATGGTGTTACATATATTCAATAAAGGCATTCGCAATCGCGAACTGCTTAAGACCTGCGCCGATTTGGCAGGACCCGATGACAGTCTGCTTTTGATTGAGGACGGCGTAATATGGGCCAAGGAACATAAAGAGAACGCGCTGTTACAGGGGCTGCTTAATGCAGGCGTCAAAGTGTATGCGCTAAAGGAAGACTTGACGGCGCGGGGCATTGTCGCGGCGGACGCCATTGCAATAGCGGACTACGCGCAGTTCGTCGAGCTGACCGAGCGCCACCCTCGCAGCGTCTCCTGGTTCTAA